A single genomic interval of Candidatus Zixiibacteriota bacterium harbors:
- a CDS encoding metal ABC transporter substrate-binding protein, translating into MKKRCSIITTVAALSALLLSLSGITSGSPAGPSGKVQIVATFFPIYLFVENITSGISDIEVTLLLPAGYGCPHDFSLAPEDVKKVHQADIIIQDGLGMEPFLPDLLKAGRHEKRIITASDGIEPIMAKFHETGEHLPDTGTFRYNPHIFASPREAARMVANITASLAEMLPAYAEKIKENGDNYRARLEKLSREFADSLKNLKNNRVITVHEVFEYMGRDYGFEILDIIEKEAGQEPSAREMMNLAQKIRSEKPAALFNEPQYLSKVAGVLGKETNLPVFMLDPVASGPPDPPLDYYEKIMSENLKTLIKALK; encoded by the coding sequence ATGAAAAAGCGGTGCAGCATTATTACCACGGTGGCTGCCCTGTCGGCCCTTCTTCTTTCTCTGAGTGGTATCACGTCCGGTTCACCGGCTGGGCCTTCGGGGAAAGTCCAGATCGTAGCCACTTTTTTCCCCATCTATCTCTTTGTCGAAAATATAACATCCGGCATAAGCGACATTGAGGTCACGCTGCTTCTTCCGGCCGGCTACGGATGCCCCCATGATTTTTCGCTGGCCCCCGAAGATGTAAAGAAAGTCCATCAGGCAGACATTATTATTCAGGATGGTTTGGGGATGGAACCTTTTCTACCTGATCTGCTGAAGGCCGGTCGTCACGAGAAGAGAATAATAACCGCCTCCGATGGAATAGAGCCCATCATGGCGAAATTTCACGAAACAGGCGAGCATCTCCCTGATACCGGAACCTTTCGATACAACCCGCATATTTTTGCCTCCCCCCGGGAAGCCGCCCGAATGGTGGCCAATATTACCGCCTCGCTTGCGGAAATGCTTCCGGCCTATGCCGAAAAAATCAAGGAAAACGGTGACAATTACCGCGCCCGGCTGGAAAAGCTCTCCCGGGAATTTGCCGACTCCTTGAAAAATCTCAAAAACAACCGCGTCATTACGGTTCATGAGGTTTTTGAATATATGGGGCGTGATTACGGATTTGAGATTTTGGATATTATCGAAAAGGAAGCAGGACAGGAACCCTCGGCCCGCGAAATGATGAATTTAGCTCAAAAGATCCGAAGCGAAAAGCCGGCCGCTCTATTCAATGAGCCGCAGTACTTATCAAAAGTCGCCGGCGTACTGGGAAAAGAAACCAATCTGCCGGTATTTATGCTTGATCCGGTTGCCTCGGGGCCGCCCGATCCACCTCTTGATTATTATGAGAAAATAATGTCCGAGAATCTGAAAACTCTAATAAAGGCGCTGAAGTAG
- a CDS encoding metal ABC transporter ATP-binding protein: MGPSVYFRDVTVVVEGVQLLDRVNAVIPGGSVTALIGPNGAGKTTLLKVLLGKRHYTGNVEFRDNDDKEVSPRFGYVPQSMEFDRGLPMTVLDFLVMPFQKRPLWLGRNTIHVKKALENLEIVEAVHLSNSQIGKLSGGELQRVLLASALLGDPNLLLLDEPVSGIDIAGEKLFCDLLDSIQHRKNFTMVIVSHDLSVVSNHADYVICLNKSLICQGKTEAVLTPENLLAVFGHHTEIVSRHGGGKANSPGESRE, encoded by the coding sequence ATGGGTCCATCAGTTTATTTTCGTGATGTGACAGTCGTCGTTGAAGGGGTACAATTGCTCGACCGGGTCAATGCCGTCATCCCCGGCGGTTCGGTAACCGCTCTTATCGGACCCAACGGCGCCGGGAAAACAACACTTCTAAAAGTTCTTCTGGGGAAAAGACATTATACGGGCAATGTGGAATTCCGGGATAACGACGATAAAGAGGTTTCTCCTCGGTTCGGGTATGTGCCGCAAAGTATGGAATTCGATCGCGGACTCCCTATGACGGTGCTTGATTTCCTGGTGATGCCGTTTCAGAAGAGACCTCTCTGGCTCGGCCGCAATACCATCCATGTGAAGAAAGCCCTGGAGAATCTGGAGATTGTGGAAGCTGTCCATTTGTCCAACAGTCAAATCGGGAAACTTTCGGGCGGGGAACTGCAACGGGTGCTGCTGGCTTCGGCTCTTTTAGGCGACCCGAATCTTCTCCTTCTGGATGAGCCGGTATCCGGTATTGATATCGCCGGGGAAAAGCTTTTCTGCGATTTGCTCGATTCGATTCAGCATCGGAAGAATTTCACCATGGTGATAGTCAGCCACGACCTTTCCGTGGTCAGTAATCATGCCGACTATGTGATCTGCCTGAACAAGAGCCTGATCTGCCAGGGAAAGACTGAGGCGGTACTTACTCCGGAGAACCTTTTGGCCGTATTCGGACATCATACCGAAATTGTCAGCAGGCACGGCGGGGGGAAGGCTAATTCACCCGGGGAAAGCAGAGAGTGA